One genomic segment of Scyliorhinus canicula chromosome 10, sScyCan1.1, whole genome shotgun sequence includes these proteins:
- the LOC119972158 gene encoding thioredoxin-like protein 4A, with protein MTADNNGPVITQSKVIYNATEFIIVSPADDIILTKIIQDYSCSSLSALRFLRFHHGGNQVKNFAVIYLVDITEVPDFNKMYELYDPCTVMFFFRNKHIMIDLGTGNNNKINWPMEDKQEMIDIVETVYRGARKGRGLVVSPKDYSTKYRY; from the exons ATGACTGCGGACAACAATGGACCTGTTATCACACAGAGCAAAGTGATATACAATGCAACAGAATTTATCATTGTATCACCAGCAGATGACATAATCTTGACAAAAATCATCCAAGATTATTCTTGCTCTTCTCTCTCTGCCT taCGGTTCCTGAGGTTTCATCATGGAGGAAACCAA GTGAAAAACTTTGCTGTTATTTATCTTGTGGATATCACAGAGGTGCCGGACTTCAACAAGATGTACGAGTTATATGATCCATGCACAGTTATGTTTTTCTTCAG AAACAAGCACATCATGATTGATCTGGGCActggcaacaacaacaaaattaaTTGGCCCATGGAAGACAAACAGGAAATGATTGACATTGTTGAGACAGTTTACAGAGGAGCCCGCAAGGGAAGGGGTCTTGTCGTATCTCCAAAGGACTATTCCACCAAATATAGATATTGA